TATTTCCTGATGAGTGAACAAATGAAACAATTGAAAGTAGACATGTTTGCTTCAAATGTTAAACGTTAACTTAACAATTATGTCTCTAACTCACTGCAAGAAtaagagaagggggggggggggggaggggttgTATGCTGACAAATTTTGAGTACCTGGAGAATGATTTGTAGTGACTTTGTCTTGCTCGTGATAGTCTAATATTTTAGTTTCAATCATTAGAATAACTTATATCGCCAATGTTGAGTGATCTTTTAGGTTTTCTATACTTTAATTCTTAACAAAGAAATAGCACTAGTAATTTACTTAACAGCTTGTTTTGcttaaataattattactaACAAAGATAAAGTTGTCAAATTGGAGTTCTACAAGTACTTTGTtcagaaattaattttcaactCCTCTTTTCATCAATACTTGTATACCTAACTCAAATTCATATTACACGTCTGAACTTTCATCTGGCCTGCAATTTTCTTTTCCACTTTATTTTCAGATCTTCCTCCAGACAAGAAGCCTCTGGACTGGAATACAAGGATGAAGATCGCAGCGGGTGCAGCCAAGGGGCTGGAATATTTGCATGATAAAGCAAATCCTCCTGTGATATACAGAGACTTAAAATCATCCAACATCCTTCTTGATGAGGGCTATCACCCTAAGCTTTCGGATTTTGGGCTTGCCAAACTGGGTCCTGTTGGTGATAAAACTCACGTGTCCACACGTGTCATGGGGACTTATGGTTATTGTGCTCCAGAATATGCCATGACAGGCCAACTCACTCTTAAGTCTGATGTGTACAGTTTTGGGGTTGTCTTTCTCGAACTTATAACAGGGCGCAAGGCAATTGATAATACCCGTGCGCCTGGAGAGCATAATCTTGTTGCATGGGTGAGTATTTTTTCCTCTCAAATTGGAAAATTTATTTAGATTACATTATGAATAATGGCTTGGTCATTAGTCTTATAATTATGGATTTGTGTTAgttatctctctttcttttccttgaaaaaaaagagagtaaattTATGTGGTGTGTATATTTGCAGGCACGACCACTTTTCAAGGATCGTAGGAAATTTCCCAAAATGGCTGATCCTCTACTCCAAGGCCATTACCCAATACGAGGACTCTACCAAGCTCTAGCAGTGGCAGCCATGTGTTTGCAGGAACAAGCAGCTACTAGGCCTCTAATAGGGGATGTTGTGACTGCTCTCACATATTTAGCCTCCCAAACCTATGACCCAGATGCAACTGCTGCTCAAAGTAACAGAGTTGGTCCATCTACCCCTAGGAACAAGGAGGAACGGAGAAGCATGGTAGATGGGCTGGATAGCCCAGATGAGGCTGGACGTGGTGGGCGGCATGGTTCCCCTTCTGCTTATAAAAATTCCCCTGATTTCAGAAAGAGAGACTCAAGGGAATCAGGTGCTGCTGCAGCACTAGCAAGGATTGACATGGGTGGTGGTTCTGGGAGAAAAGCAGGTTTGGATGAGTTAGATCGACTTGAATCTCAGAGAGACAGCCCCATTAGAATTGGGAGAGCCAGAGAAGCCCCCAGGAATCGCGATTTAGATAGAGAACGAGCTGTGGCAGAGGCAAAAGTATGGGGTGAGAATTGGAGAGACAAGCGGGCCAATGTGATGGGTAATTTCGACGGTGCAAATGAGTAATGCACCAAAACTCTCGACGGTTTGGAGTCTTCTAGGGAAGAAATGAAGCATATCATTCTTGTCTTATATCATTGTTGTTGCGCAAGGAAACTCAAGCATGCAATAATATACAAGGAATCATAGTTGAAAGTGGTGGATCAGGGGAGGGGTTCAGCTTGTGATTGGGGCATTTATGGGTAAAAAGTGGGCGGAATGATGCCTAGAACATGTCCAAGTTATGTATTTAGGAAATTCAGAAAGTCTGTAGAGCAGTGAAGATGTCTAATTTTTGCATCCCCATATATATTGTCTGCGTAAGTGGGGGAACCTAGTGGGTTTGGTGAGTGTCATTACATCTTGTACCTTGATACAGTTTCGTATATGGATGGATGTCTTGAGTTATGTTTTCGGCTTATACAGAAAGGTTTGAtcatgttctctctctctctctctctattgaaCTAGTGACTGATTTCTTTGTTGTGTGCTTTATTGAATCCCAAATATCGGAGAGGTATAACTAATAACTGCTGTGTTATTGTAGGAATTCATTCTGATGATGATAATCAAATATTTAAAGAGTCACGCAAACGAGTGGTCCAGGTTTAGCTAATAAAAGACCCCACCTCCACTCAATAGCATTCGAGTCCCCACTAAAATTTACACGAGCTTCCTTATATGTCGAGCTTTGCTCGCCTAGACATGCTTGGTTTACCGCCTCTCCTTCTCTTAAAAGTTCTTTTCTTTGCACATTTGGAACTCAAATAATACAATGAACTCATTCTTTCCCAATcctgatcttttttttttttttaatttttaatttttaatttttaattaagtttttttattaatattgttaaaagAATAGGCATAATTCAAATTGGATTATACGGGACGTATAAAAAGAGAACTTGCCAACGAGCTTAGGCAATTATCAACTTGGGGGTTCTAAAGACCTGCACTGAAACTGGGCCTTTCATACCTCTGCCTTTAAGGGGCtaaaatacaatatataattttcaatagATGACCCGTCCACCTAAGTAACTACAATGTACCAAGTACCTTAGGTTTATAGATGCTCCTATGTATTGATTTATAATAATTCCTGAAACTAATTCTTAACCTACGACATTTTCAAATCCATCAGTGTGATGTGATCGATCCCGATCCCCAAAATATGGGCATCATAACAAACTCTAGTATGAAATTCTAGAGCAGAGCCGCTCCTTGCCACACTAGCCCTACATCAAAATTATAATAGGTGTCATCCTgcctaaaagttaaattaaaaaaaaaaaaaaaaagtcaataatTTACATCATTTCCTCCGCTTTCCCTGCAGAAGAAAACATTCTTGCTTCAGTAAATATGTAGCCAGTAACTACCACATGAAAAGGAAGCAAAAATCAATAAAGGACTGGATTATACCGAGCTCACATAGTCGTCCATGGTCAATTGCTTCCGCTTCTTTAAGGAACTGGGACTGTCGGTTTGCCTAGCCAGAGCACGCTTTGATGGTGTCATGCTCTGAGATAAATGCAATCAAGTAAGTATGAGTAGCAATTTGGATGGATGGATATATGAAGATCCAAATGAACAAATGCATGTGAGGTGGGAGATGCCCAATGCCCACGTTTTTGACAGAAAGATAAGGAAGAATGTCTGCATGGTGGTTTTTGAGTGTCAAATTGAACCTTGGCAAGCTTCTTCTCTTTACGGGCTTGTCTCTCCCTCTCGTCGTACTCTTGGTTTTCCTTCTCCACCAAGCGAATTAGAGTGTCACACCTCCTTGCAAGTTCTTGAGTTGTGCGAGACTTGACAAACCAATCAAAACGAAACAAGGGTGATGTGCGAAATGCAGCCTTCAACTCATCCCAGTTCCCATACCCAAGTTTGTGAACCATGCATATCTGCAGATTGTGTAGCAGGCAAGAATCATACATCGCTATTTAGAGATCCCACAACTATACCAAAGTTTGCATAGaatgttcttgttttttatggGGAAGGagggaaaaaggaagagaagtgaagaaaaaaaaaccgcACCATGAAACGATCACATTCTTCATTGTACAACTTCCCTTTGTTCTGACCATATTGAATCTTGAGTTCCAGCCATGGATTCTTGTACCTGTCCAACTTCTTCCCAATGGCTTTCATGATCTCATCTTTGCGTGAAATTCTAGCCTCCCCTCTTTCGATATTCTTAATGATCCTATCATAATCTGGAGGAGATGCATTCAGACTGATTTAGatctaagattaaaaaataacaatcatCTGAAAGTTATAACCGACAGTTTATCACGTTtaaaaccaaaccaattaaAAACAAGTGCAAAACTAATGCAGTTCTCTTTATCATGATTAACAACAGTTTAGCTCAAAGTGCACGCTAATTGCAGTTCGCTCTCTCCAAAACTGAAGGTCAAAGTCAGTCAAACTAATTAAAACTATTTCTTCAAAACGTTCACATCTGCAAAACTAGACATGGATATTGGTTCTGTAGAAGCAATGATGCATTTGCATCATGATTAAGGAGCCTCACCAACAACTGTAATGTTGTGAACTCCAGTAAAAAAGGCTCAAAGTTCAAGGCAGcagacataatttttaaaaaactgtATGCacatataacaataatataaaaaaaatgtatgtacaTATCACAATAATAGAAGCTTACATTAGCTTTTCATTAAAATATCTTCACTTAAAGTGACACGACATAGTAATGGATGTTACTCACCGTTTAACTCTTTGTATCTTTCTTTAAAAACTTTTGCATATCTTTCAACTTCCTCCTCTGTTTTCCCTTCCATCTCAGAAGCAATACTTTTTATGTCAGTTCGGCCATACTTCTCACATGCTCTGATGAAGGTGTTGAAATCTTTTCTACTCCATGAAGAAAACCCCTGGCATTCATTAATGGCCAGACTTAGGAAAAGATAACCATCATAAATCTTTACAACATATAATCCACTTACGTCTTCTAATAGCCGCTCCTTCTCTTCCAGCTCTTCAGCAGTCAATGGCTCTCCAACCTCTGCGTGTAGATGCTCGTTAgagaacataataaaaaaaataagtcagGAAAGGAATGCTGTTATCATGGAAGATACTCAAAATACCTTCAGGTTCATCCACCTCTATTGTGTCTTTCAACTGATTCTTTTGATGCGTTTGCTGAAAAtagtcaaataataaaataaattatgcacAGATAGTTTCATTAGCTGCAAATAATGTCAACAAATTATACAACTAAAAACAAGATTTCAACCAAATATGCATGGGCTAGGTTGTGATCAGAGAAAATAGGATATTTGTTGGAGCTCAATGTAACCCACCATCAGATAGCGCACTTCCTTTTCATATAGCTCACTCAGCCTTTGTGTGTTAAAGAACTGGAAGTCATGCCTGACAGCAgaagaaagaataaataaacATTCCTAGCAGTTGAGGCTACAACCCCAGCTTACAGTGCAACATGTTTCAAGAGGTGCTCACAATTGAGGCATCCGAGGAATTCGAGGCTCTCTTGGTTTTGCCGGACCCCCTTGACGCATTGTTTGCTTAAAGTATTCAGATTCTGAATAACTAGAGAGGACAGAAAGAGAATTGTGTTTCATATAATGATGGAAAACCATATCTGCAATATGCATAGCTTAATTTTACTAAGAAATAAAATGCTATTTACTTTCGCTTCCGCTCTCTCTTTGGTGGTTCAATCCAATTATCACTAACAAGCTTCTTGAAGTCGACCTTGTTCTCGTCCTTCAGCACAAAAATAGCACACAAATGGCAGTAAGTTCCTACAGAATCCTTACAGCAATACGAGCAAAGTACAAGCCGAATAGCCTATATTGGTTGAAAAACAAAGCATGAAGGAACCACATTTACCTTCTCATCATCAAAATCATACAATTCGGCAGCTGCAAAAACCACATCAATATCagaattttacatttttaaattgtataattattaaagcaaaaaatatctatatttatgGGGAAGAATCCTTGTAAGTTATATGCATACTGTCATCCATTTTAAACTTGATTGCATCTTCAGTAAATTTCTTCATCTTGGCATCGAGCTCAGCAGTCGCCTCTTCTCCTTTTGCAATAATTCTGTCAATGTCCTCATCCGTAATTGTACTGTCCTTGGAACTGAAAACCATTTCGGCACCAAACCTCACCATCTGGAGCAGCTCATCTTTATTAACAGCTGCATGCACAAAAATGCAACAGCAAACCTTGATGCACAGACTTAAAAACATGACATGATAAGACACTTTATCATGAGGAAAATGTGAAACTGCTTACTCTTCTGCTCTGCTAATCGTCCTTGCTGAATCACCAAAGCATCAAGTGCAAGCTTTTTATATGCCCTCTCAATCACTTTTTCCTCAATAGTATACTGTTCCATAAATCAACTACAATCAGAAAATTGACGTTTATTGTTATTACTTAGcttctcatttttcataataaatagaTGAAGGTGCAGACCTCCGTGCAGAACCGGAAGACTTGAACTTCTTTCTTTTGACCAATCCTGTGAGCACGGTCCTGTGCTTGCAGATCAACTTGTGGATTCCTGAGAAAATCCCAAGCTTCAACAAAACCACAAGTGAAGGAAAAGAAACGCACACATGCATACAAGCACCAACACAGCAActccaacaaagaaaaaaaaaaaagatgcttaCCAGTCACTATCATAAAGAATGACAACATCCGCCGTAGCAAGGTTAATACCAAGGCCTCCAGCTCTAGTCgataataagaaaacaaatttctCGCTTCCTGGCTTATTAAAAGCGTCAATGGAAGCATCACGATCTTCTCCACCAGTATTACCATCAATCCGACAATATTGGTATCCACGAAACAATAAGTAATCTTCTAGAATGTCCAGAAGCCTAGTCATCTGAATATAAAAACCAACGACAACCACAGAATCAGAGacaggaaaaacaaaaatgaaatggtGACACATGACTTtgcatatgaattttttttaatggcatttgaaaaaatatatcacgAATCAGAAATGTGTTGAATGTTGAATAAATATTAGAGCTGAACATAGTTATCAATAACATATGTAATTGTAGAATTTTCAAAGAACTGACCTGTGAAAATATCAGGACCCTAGAATCACGCTCTTTTAGTTTCGGAAGCAGCTTATCCAACAAAACCATTTTACCTGCAAATGAAAATTATTGGTGGATTAGAGTTGGTCATTTGTCAATTGATAATCCCATATAAACTCAATGCCTTGTATAATCAATGGAGTACCGGCATTTGTAATAAGATGATCTCCTGTAGTGTAAGGAGGGCCGGGTTCAGCACCTTGAAAGAGATATGGATGATTACAGCATTTACGCAATTGCATTGCTATGTTCAGGAGGCGCTTACGTTCTCCGCCAGCATTAACAACCTCAAGATCTTTCTGCAGCAAAGCCTTGTAATAATGTTTCTGCATTTGTGACATGCCTACTTTAAGAATGGTTTCCTTCTTTGGAGGTAAACCTTTCTCAACATCTGACTTTAATCTTCGGAGGAGAAAAGGACGAAGGACCTTATAAatgcagaaaacaaaaactactTTGTCAGCTTAAAAGGTAGCATGTTCAATAAAACACATTATTGCTCCCCAATTGGAAGGTTTTTTCACCTACCTTATGCAGTTGCTGAACAACTTCCTGCTGATCATTTTCACCAGAAATTTGGAACCATTCATCAAAAGTTTCAGCAGAACTAAATATCTCTGGAAGAAGAAAGTTGAGAAGGGACCAGAGTTCATGGAGATTGTTCTGCACAATAACAAGATAACATCACACTTTGATTAAAGAAAACAGTACCCAGCAGATAAATATAAAGTCCCAGAAAAGAAACTGATCACCAACTCCCCAAAGGTACAGAAATCAACTAAAATTCATGGAATGATATAGTTATGGCCCTCCCAGAGGTACAATAATACAAATGATGATGAATAACTCATCATGAAGATCATTAAGAATCTAAATTTTGGGATGACCTCAAAAGGTACTCAGAAAATATTGTGCAGACCAAATTCTAATAGAAAaatatgctggtcttctctacCGCCATTTTTTCGACAGCCATTTTTTCGCCactaataaacttaaatacTACAAAAATGTCATGGTCGCACAAACATAATAccctttttttaacttatattcTCAATGTAATGTCAACTTTCACTATAGCTTCAGGTAGAAGACACTGCATacatttgtaaaataattaacaaCCATTTGCCTGAAGTCTGCATCACGACCAACATCAAAACCATGTCTACTTTCAAGGATAACCAACAAGTTCAATGAACATGGATCCACGTTTTTTAACATGTCAAGCTGGCAAGTATCCACGCCAATGAGGATTACAATGCATACCTGAAGTGGTGTGCCTGTTATGAGAAGACgataattagtattatatagCCTCATTGTTTTAGAAAGGAGGGAGTTCTCATTCTTGATCCGATGAGCTTCATCAATGATAATATAGCGCCAGCTGAAACGACGCAAGGAAGACTTCTCTTTAATTGCCATTTCAAAACTTGTTACACAGACATCAAACTTGCCAGCCACCAGTAAATTGTCACGTATATGACtctgcaaaaagaaaatgactaaCTATTAAGCAAAAAGGTTCTGGTGACCACACTACACTAATTCGGGAGAGCACAATGACTCACTCTTTCTTCAGGATTTCCAAGAAACTTTACAGCACGTAAAACTGGGCAAAAACGCCGAATTTCATTCATCCAATTGCCAAGAGTAGATTTTGGAGCAACCACCATATGAGGGCCAGTAATTCCTCTGAACTCATGCAAATATCCCAATAAGGAGATGGTTTGCAACGTTTTACCAAGGCCCTGGATGAATAAATCAACAACTTatcaccatatcatatcaagtaAACAGAAGCAATGTAATCTCTTATATGTGAGAAAATACAGCTTGAAGGACCAAGGCGTAAAGTAAGTGACCCTATAGAGAAATCACACAAAATAAGTCAATTCTAAAAGGCACAATTGTGTGCATACCATTTCATCAGCAAGGATTCCGTTTATACCGTTTTCATACAGTCGTATAAGCCAGTTTAAGCCAGCAAGTTGGTAGTCCCTCATCTTCCCCTGTATACCTGAAGAAATGAATcaatagataaagaaaaatcagGCTAATCAGCACACAAATAAATACAGCACTGGGagcataaaatattatcattaacaGGAGATAATCTTTCTAACAGATGAGCAAATCCTAAAAAAcatacaacaaaaatctcaaactaGCACATGGCTAACAACAGCCAATGAATACCCGAGAAAAATGGGgacaaaacaattaaaaaattctgCATGAATCGCTTTTGCCACCTTGTGCTTGGGAACCAAGGTCACTtgagacaaaatatataaaaaaaaaacatacatttaGTGAGTTCACACTTCCAGACACCAAGAGCTACAGTCAGCTAAACATAGTAGTGATTAAAACGAAGGAATTGGACaagaaaaaaggataaaaatgtGCCAAAGCAGAAATCTTAGTAATGATgaggaaaatgacaaaaaaaaaaacattttttttgacatttttatggaaaaaaattaaaaaaaaaacaattgactAACATATCAACAAACCATTTTCCAACATatgcacaaaaaaagaaaaaaaaaatagagagagatagattCACAACAATTTGAGGGCAGCCCTAAAAGGGATAGCCGAGTCATATAGATAAACAGATGGCACATACAAGAGGGTTGAGTCACCAGCCGTGTGTTTCCTGTCCCAGATAAACCATCCTCTTCCTCCTTTAGacattcttcatcttcttcctcttcagtTACTTTTGATGCATGGCGGCCCCTACATAATAAAGATGGAAGAAACATCACTAATGAAGATTGAAAGGCTAATGGATAACACAGCAGGCCAAACCAAATTGTCTCCACCTATAGGTTTTCTAGATAGATGATGCAGCTAGCACAGGTGGCTCGTTATATCATAGATTCATACATGCCATTTTGATTTGAACCTGTGTTGGAATGAAATATATCCCAATTTAACAtagattcaaataaaaatgacatgTTTTAGTGAAATACAATAATTCCAACACACTCCAAAAAACTAGCTGTTATTTTAATCCACTCAAACTTCCAACAGGCTCACTCTACTTGAAATCCCAGGTTCTAATCAGCCATTGAGCTTTACATCAACGCAGGGCCATACTCACATAAAACAGATTCATGTCCAAAATCAAATTTCGAACATATCGCCCATAAGGGTTGTGCAGGCAACAATAACAGCTAAAACAATACCAAACACGAAAAGATTTGTATGGCAAAAGAACCTATTCTCGGATgagattgtataaaaaattagatgTAAACAAGCGAGAGTAAAACATTTCCTTAGGATCAATGGAGGTGGACAATACACGTGATTCATTTAAGAGACCAGGAGTTATACCTTCCTTTCGACTTCTTTTGAGATGCAGATTGATCACCTTTGGCAAAATGCGCAAACAACTCAGTTTGCTGCAGGAGATACTTCAAGCGCCCCTGTCCCTTAT
Above is a genomic segment from Juglans microcarpa x Juglans regia isolate MS1-56 chromosome 1D, Jm3101_v1.0, whole genome shotgun sequence containing:
- the LOC121266077 gene encoding serine/threonine-protein kinase PBL27-like translates to MGGCFPCFGSSNKEGSGVKEVARKDSVKEGSAAQSHHVNRVSSEKSKSRSGLDPKKEPVIPKDGPTAHIAAQTFTFRELAAATKNFRPECLLGEGGFGRVYKGRLESTEQVVAVKQLDRNGLQGNREFLVEVLMLSLLHHPNLVNLIGYCADGDQRLLVYEFMPLGSLEDHLHDLPPDKKPLDWNTRMKIAAGAAKGLEYLHDKANPPVIYRDLKSSNILLDEGYHPKLSDFGLAKLGPVGDKTHVSTRVMGTYGYCAPEYAMTGQLTLKSDVYSFGVVFLELITGRKAIDNTRAPGEHNLVAWARPLFKDRRKFPKMADPLLQGHYPIRGLYQALAVAAMCLQEQAATRPLIGDVVTALTYLASQTYDPDATAAQSNRVGPSTPRNKEERRSMVDGLDSPDEAGRGGRHGSPSAYKNSPDFRKRDSRESGAAAALARIDMGGGSGRKAGLDELDRLESQRDSPIRIGRAREAPRNRDLDRERAVAEAKVWGENWRDKRANVMGNFDGANE
- the LOC121266949 gene encoding ISWI chromatin-remodeling complex ATPase CHR11 translates to MAKPSKPQASSDEALSNGSNSSSSEEEEEQVNVQVNEEEDEEELEAVARSAGSDEDNSPASDDDAVPEDGDADEEDEDEKDMSNAEISKRERARLKEMQKMKKQKIQEILDAQNAAIDADMNNKGQGRLKYLLQQTELFAHFAKGDQSASQKKSKGRGRHASKVTEEEEDEECLKEEEDGLSGTGNTRLVTQPSCIQGKMRDYQLAGLNWLIRLYENGINGILADEMGLGKTLQTISLLGYLHEFRGITGPHMVVAPKSTLGNWMNEIRRFCPVLRAVKFLGNPEERSHIRDNLLVAGKFDVCVTSFEMAIKEKSSLRRFSWRYIIIDEAHRIKNENSLLSKTMRLYNTNYRLLITGTPLQNNLHELWSLLNFLLPEIFSSAETFDEWFQISGENDQQEVVQQLHKVLRPFLLRRLKSDVEKGLPPKKETILKVGMSQMQKHYYKALLQKDLEVVNAGGERKRLLNIAMQLRKCCNHPYLFQGAEPGPPYTTGDHLITNAGKMVLLDKLLPKLKERDSRVLIFSQMTRLLDILEDYLLFRGYQYCRIDGNTGGEDRDASIDAFNKPGSEKFVFLLSTRAGGLGINLATADVVILYDSDWNPQVDLQAQDRAHRIGQKKEVQVFRFCTEYTIEEKVIERAYKKLALDALVIQQGRLAEQKTVNKDELLQMVRFGAEMVFSSKDSTITDEDIDRIIAKGEEATAELDAKMKKFTEDAIKFKMDDTAELYDFDDEKDENKVDFKKLVSDNWIEPPKRERKRNYSESEYFKQTMRQGGPAKPREPRIPRMPQLHDFQFFNTQRLSELYEKEVRYLMQTHQKNQLKDTIEVDEPEEVGEPLTAEELEEKERLLEDGFSSWSRKDFNTFIRACEKYGRTDIKSIASEMEGKTEEEVERYAKVFKERYKELNDYDRIIKNIERGEARISRKDEIMKAIGKKLDRYKNPWLELKIQYGQNKGKLYNEECDRFMICMVHKLGYGNWDELKAAFRTSPLFRFDWFVKSRTTQELARRCDTLIRLVEKENQEYDERERQARKEKKLAKSMTPSKRALARQTDSPSSLKKRKQLTMDDYVSSGKRRK